In Marinobacter sp. LQ44, the following are encoded in one genomic region:
- a CDS encoding pyridoxal phosphate-dependent aminotransferase yields MQNYFKSAKLDNVCYEIRGVVLREARRLEEEGHRVLKLNIGNPAAFELDVPEEIQQDVIYNMHQAQGYVESKGLFSARKAVMHYCQQRGIAKVDIDDIFLGNGVSELIVMSMQALLNTGDEVLIPAPDYPLWTAAVTLSSGKPVHYRCDEQQGWFPDIDDIKKKITRRTRAIVLINPNNPTGAVYSEELLQQVIELARQHNLIILSDEIYDKILYDGTQHTSIASLADDVLFFTYNGLSKNYRAAGYRSGWMIISGAKHRARDLIEGIEMLSNMRLCANVPAQLAIQTSLGGYQSINDLVAPGGRLYEQRETAWRMLNDIPGVTCVKPQGALYLFPRLDPKHFPVVNDEKLVLDLLLQEKILLVQGSAFNIDDKQHLRVVFLPREDTLADAMGRLGNFLEHYRQ; encoded by the coding sequence ATGCAGAACTATTTCAAATCCGCCAAGCTCGACAATGTGTGTTATGAAATTCGTGGCGTGGTTCTGCGTGAGGCGCGTCGCCTTGAAGAAGAGGGCCATCGGGTTCTCAAACTCAACATTGGCAACCCGGCAGCGTTTGAGCTTGACGTGCCGGAAGAGATCCAGCAAGACGTTATCTACAACATGCACCAGGCCCAGGGATACGTGGAGTCCAAGGGGCTTTTCTCTGCACGAAAGGCCGTGATGCATTACTGCCAGCAACGGGGCATTGCCAAGGTCGATATTGACGACATTTTCCTGGGCAACGGCGTCAGTGAGCTGATCGTCATGTCGATGCAGGCACTGCTGAACACCGGCGATGAAGTGCTGATTCCGGCACCGGATTACCCGCTCTGGACCGCCGCTGTCACCCTCTCCAGCGGCAAGCCGGTGCATTACCGGTGCGACGAGCAACAGGGTTGGTTTCCGGACATTGATGACATCAAGAAAAAGATCACCCGACGTACCCGGGCCATTGTGTTGATCAACCCCAACAACCCCACCGGTGCCGTCTATTCGGAAGAGCTATTGCAGCAGGTCATCGAGCTGGCCCGCCAGCACAACCTGATCATTCTCTCGGACGAGATCTACGACAAGATCCTGTATGACGGCACCCAGCACACTTCCATTGCCTCACTGGCCGACGACGTGCTGTTCTTCACCTATAACGGACTGTCGAAGAACTACCGGGCAGCCGGCTACCGATCCGGCTGGATGATCATCAGCGGTGCCAAACACCGTGCCCGGGACCTGATCGAGGGCATCGAGATGCTCTCCAACATGCGCCTGTGTGCCAACGTGCCGGCACAGCTGGCCATCCAGACGTCCCTGGGTGGCTACCAGTCCATCAACGATCTGGTAGCACCTGGCGGCCGGCTGTACGAACAGAGAGAAACTGCCTGGCGCATGCTCAACGACATTCCCGGCGTCACTTGTGTTAAACCCCAGGGCGCCCTGTACCTGTTCCCAAGGCTGGACCCAAAGCACTTCCCGGTGGTCAACGATGAAAAGCTGGTACTCGACCTTCTGCTGCAGGAGAAAATCCTGCTGGTACAAGGCTCCGCCTTCAACATTGATGACAAACAGCATCTGCGGGTGGTCTTCCTCCCCCGGGAGGATACCCTGGCAGACGCCATGGGCCGACTGGGCAATTTCCTGGAGCATTACCGCCAGTAA
- a CDS encoding glutathione peroxidase, protein MSGESIYDFSVRDIKGNEASMADYKGKVLLIVNTASKCGFTPQFEGLQALHEELGDQGFEVLGFPCNQFMNQDPANEDAISQFCSLNYGVSFPMFAKVDVNGDGAHPLFQFLKREAKGLMGSEKVKWNFTKFLVNRDGQVIRRYAPTAKPADIRADIEKLL, encoded by the coding sequence ATGTCTGGCGAATCCATTTACGATTTCAGTGTTCGTGACATTAAGGGCAATGAAGCCTCCATGGCGGATTACAAGGGAAAGGTCTTGCTGATTGTGAACACCGCGTCAAAGTGTGGCTTCACACCTCAATTTGAGGGCTTGCAAGCGCTGCATGAGGAACTCGGTGACCAGGGATTCGAGGTATTGGGCTTTCCCTGTAACCAGTTCATGAATCAGGATCCCGCAAATGAGGATGCCATCAGTCAGTTCTGTTCCCTGAATTACGGTGTCAGCTTCCCGATGTTTGCCAAGGTTGATGTGAACGGGGATGGCGCGCATCCGCTGTTCCAGTTTTTGAAGCGGGAAGCGAAGGGGCTGATGGGTTCTGAGAAGGTAAAGTGGAACTTTACCAAGTTTCTGGTCAACCGCGACGGGCAGGTAATCCGCCGTTACGCACCCACAGCGAAACCCGCTGACATTCGTGCTGATATCGAGAAGCTGCTCTGA
- the pdxB gene encoding 4-phosphoerythronate dehydrogenase PdxB: MLIVADENIPLLDAFFGDIGEIRRVTGRTLSREQVQDADILLVRSVTRVNRELLEGSRVRFVGTATIGTDHIDLEWLQARGIGFAAAPGCNATSVAEYVLSVVSLFAERRGLDDWTSLTVGIVGVGNVGGQLAQCLERLGFEVRLCDPPRQEREPGAELPFVSLAEALECDVVTLHTPLTRHQPHATWHMVSDPELALIGADQLLINGGRGEVVDSEALMRRLEQADAPLVALDVWEHEPGIRPDLVDKVWLATPHIAGYSLEGKMQGTEMVYRALCQFLGLPIRKKAGQFLPEPAVSKVSFTSSAEEDEAIRTALRVCYDPRRDDARLRLAMRGNPEQRAVAFDRLRRDYPVRRECSSLKVQLKGTSKSLQDGFRALGCKLKI, from the coding sequence ATGCTGATCGTTGCGGACGAGAACATTCCTTTACTGGACGCGTTCTTCGGTGATATTGGAGAAATACGCCGGGTTACAGGGCGAACACTGAGTCGTGAGCAGGTGCAGGATGCGGATATCCTGCTGGTTCGTTCGGTGACCCGTGTTAACCGGGAGTTGCTTGAAGGCAGCCGGGTTCGTTTTGTGGGTACTGCGACCATTGGCACAGACCATATTGACCTGGAGTGGTTGCAGGCGAGGGGTATCGGCTTTGCCGCCGCCCCCGGATGCAACGCCACCAGTGTGGCCGAATACGTGTTGTCGGTGGTATCGCTGTTTGCTGAGCGACGGGGGCTGGACGATTGGACATCCCTGACGGTTGGTATCGTTGGCGTTGGTAATGTCGGTGGTCAGCTGGCTCAATGCCTGGAGCGCCTTGGTTTTGAGGTGCGCCTGTGTGACCCGCCGAGGCAGGAACGGGAACCCGGTGCTGAGCTGCCCTTTGTCAGTCTGGCTGAGGCGCTGGAGTGTGACGTGGTTACCCTGCATACGCCATTAACCCGCCATCAGCCCCACGCCACCTGGCACATGGTGTCTGACCCGGAGCTGGCGTTGATCGGCGCCGATCAACTGCTGATCAACGGTGGTAGGGGAGAAGTTGTTGATTCCGAGGCCTTGATGCGCAGACTGGAACAGGCTGATGCACCGCTGGTGGCCCTGGATGTCTGGGAGCATGAGCCTGGGATACGTCCCGATCTTGTGGACAAGGTATGGCTCGCGACGCCCCATATTGCCGGGTACAGCCTGGAAGGCAAGATGCAGGGCACGGAAATGGTTTATCGGGCGCTGTGTCAGTTCCTGGGCCTGCCCATACGCAAGAAAGCAGGCCAGTTTTTACCTGAACCAGCGGTCAGCAAAGTCTCGTTTACCAGTTCAGCCGAGGAAGATGAGGCCATTCGTACGGCACTGCGGGTCTGTTATGACCCAAGGCGGGATGATGCCAGGCTGAGACTGGCCATGCGGGGAAATCCGGAGCAACGGGCGGTGGCGTTTGACCGCCTGCGCCGGGACTATCCGGTGCGCCGGGAGTGCTCCAGCCTGAAGGTTCAGCTCAAAGGGACCAGTAAATCGCTCCAGGACGGTTTCCGTGCGCTGGGCTGCAAACTCAAGATCTGA
- a CDS encoding elongation factor P hydroxylase yields MNSSLSWVFPMGGGIAARRLAASDIIAMAKFPLVLLVLKSHNSQPMNHNPDDLIMLFNDLFRESFRTILVRGSDEPEYLPASEPDGLARVVFAHGFFASALHEIAHWCLAGEHRRTLHDYGYWYCPDGRSLEQQQAFEKVEVKPQALEWLFSLAAGTRFHISVDNLSGSGAADERGFRHNVCLQASQYLVHGLPSRAQQFFDTLKSFYGTAERIQQCWHQDKRRVAPTAPEYDHSRILEPL; encoded by the coding sequence ATGAATTCTTCGTTATCCTGGGTGTTTCCAATGGGGGGCGGTATTGCGGCTCGTCGCCTTGCTGCCAGTGACATCATTGCCATGGCAAAGTTCCCTCTGGTATTGCTTGTATTAAAGTCGCACAATAGCCAACCGATGAATCACAATCCAGACGATCTTATCATGCTGTTCAACGACCTGTTCCGGGAATCCTTCCGGACCATTCTGGTCAGGGGCAGTGACGAACCGGAGTACCTGCCTGCCAGCGAGCCAGACGGACTTGCCCGGGTAGTGTTTGCCCACGGTTTTTTTGCCAGTGCCCTCCACGAGATTGCCCATTGGTGTTTAGCCGGTGAGCATCGGCGCACGTTGCACGATTACGGATACTGGTATTGTCCGGATGGTCGCAGCCTGGAGCAACAGCAGGCGTTTGAAAAGGTGGAGGTCAAGCCTCAGGCCCTTGAATGGCTGTTTTCCCTGGCGGCCGGCACGCGCTTTCATATCAGCGTTGATAACCTTTCCGGCAGCGGCGCGGCCGATGAGCGAGGCTTCCGCCATAATGTGTGCCTGCAGGCCTCCCAATATCTGGTTCATGGCCTGCCATCAAGGGCCCAGCAATTTTTCGATACACTCAAGTCTTTCTACGGGACGGCCGAAAGAATCCAGCAGTGCTGGCATCAGGATAAGCGCCGCGTGGCGCCCACGGCTCCCGAATACGACCACTCAAGGATATTAGAGCCTTTATGA
- the rhlB gene encoding ATP-dependent RNA helicase RhlB codes for MTSDPKHTGDLRFSDLNLDKRLLDAISKIGFEYCTPIQAETLPWTLACEDLIGQAQTGTGKTAAFLITAIQTLLETPVDEKDRFASEPRVLALAPTRELAMQIAKDAEQLCQYTGHNVVTVVGGMNYDKQREQLQNEIVDILVATPGRLIDFLGSQDVFLDQIDILILDEADRMLDMGFIPDVKRIIRKCTSKEDRQTLLFSATFNQDVLNLASMWTQNAEFVEIEPEQKTAERVEQTVYLVSDDDKLPVLVNYLKRPEVEKAIVFANRRDQCRDLEEDLKNQGVKVSLMSGEIAQNKRLKTLDQFKKGQIQVLVATDVAGRGIHVNGVTHVFNYNLPENAEDYVHRIGRTGRAGKTGVSVSFAGEDDSFALPEIEKYISQKLKTAVPDEDLMATMDNPPITRKRGGRRPQSGRGPAGRGGSRPRRN; via the coding sequence ATGACATCTGACCCAAAACATACCGGCGATTTGCGCTTCAGCGATCTGAACCTCGACAAGCGCCTGCTGGATGCCATCAGTAAAATCGGATTTGAATACTGCACGCCCATTCAGGCCGAAACCCTGCCCTGGACCCTGGCTTGCGAAGACCTGATCGGCCAGGCCCAGACCGGTACCGGTAAAACGGCAGCCTTCCTGATTACGGCGATACAGACTCTGCTGGAAACACCGGTGGATGAAAAAGACCGGTTTGCCTCTGAGCCCAGAGTGCTTGCCCTGGCTCCAACCCGTGAATTGGCGATGCAGATTGCCAAGGACGCAGAGCAGCTGTGCCAGTACACCGGCCACAATGTGGTTACCGTGGTGGGCGGTATGAACTACGACAAGCAACGCGAGCAGTTGCAGAACGAGATTGTCGACATTCTGGTGGCAACCCCGGGCCGGTTGATCGACTTTTTGGGCTCCCAGGACGTGTTTCTGGACCAGATCGACATCCTGATCCTGGATGAAGCAGACCGCATGCTGGATATGGGCTTCATCCCTGACGTCAAACGAATTATCCGCAAGTGCACCAGCAAAGAAGATCGCCAAACCCTGCTGTTCAGCGCCACCTTCAACCAGGACGTTCTGAACCTGGCGTCCATGTGGACCCAAAACGCAGAGTTTGTTGAGATCGAGCCGGAGCAGAAAACCGCCGAACGGGTAGAGCAGACCGTGTATCTGGTGTCTGACGACGACAAACTGCCGGTGCTGGTGAACTACCTCAAACGTCCGGAAGTTGAGAAGGCCATTGTGTTTGCCAATCGTCGTGACCAGTGCCGGGATCTTGAGGAGGATCTGAAGAATCAGGGCGTGAAGGTGTCCCTGATGTCTGGTGAGATCGCCCAGAACAAACGGTTGAAAACCCTGGACCAGTTCAAAAAGGGGCAGATCCAGGTGCTGGTGGCTACCGATGTGGCAGGCCGGGGCATTCACGTGAATGGCGTTACCCACGTGTTCAACTACAACCTGCCTGAGAACGCCGAGGATTACGTACACCGGATTGGTCGTACCGGGCGCGCAGGCAAGACCGGTGTTTCCGTCAGCTTTGCCGGGGAAGACGACTCTTTTGCCTTACCGGAGATCGAGAAGTACATCAGCCAGAAGCTGAAAACCGCGGTGCCAGACGAAGACTTGATGGCCACCATGGATAACCCGCCGATCACGCGCAAGCGCGGTGGTCGCCGCCCCCAGAGCGGCCGCGGGCCGGCAGGGCGTGGCGGTTCGCGGCCCCGGCGCAACTGA
- a CDS encoding MarR family winged helix-turn-helix transcriptional regulator yields the protein MNGDDQRLALDNQICFALYALNRAVTARYRPVLAELGLTYPQYLVMLALWEHGPVGEAARVSDIGARLRLDSGTLTPLLKRLEERGLLIRRRQASDERVVRLSLTGDGWRLREQARGVPGQLMCGLDVAPERLVALRQELRSLLEVLERSGPSD from the coding sequence ATGAACGGTGATGATCAGAGGCTGGCGCTCGATAACCAGATCTGCTTTGCCCTCTATGCCCTCAATCGGGCCGTCACAGCGCGGTATCGTCCCGTGCTGGCGGAACTGGGACTGACCTATCCGCAGTATCTGGTGATGCTGGCTCTCTGGGAGCATGGCCCGGTTGGCGAGGCCGCCCGGGTATCGGATATAGGCGCCCGGTTGCGCCTGGACAGTGGCACTCTCACGCCGCTTTTGAAGCGGCTGGAGGAGCGCGGCCTGCTCATCCGGCGCCGGCAGGCAAGTGACGAGCGGGTTGTTCGCCTTAGCCTGACAGGCGACGGCTGGCGGTTACGGGAACAGGCTCGCGGGGTGCCAGGGCAATTGATGTGCGGCCTGGATGTGGCGCCGGAACGGTTGGTCGCCCTTCGGCAGGAGCTCAGAAGTCTGCTTGAGGTTCTGGAGCGTTCGGGGCCCAGCGATTGA
- the htpX gene encoding protease HtpX yields the protein MRILLFLATNLAVILVASFTLRLLGVDSYLAQQGINYGSLLAFAAVFGFAGAIISLLISKPMAKWSTKARVIDSPRTPAERWLVDTVAELSKKAGIGMPEVAIFPASQSNAFATGWNKNDSLVAVSEGLLHRFNKDEIRAVLGHEIGHVANGDMVTLALIQGVVNTFVIFASRVIGSFVDRVVFKNENGHGIGFFVVSIAAEIVLGILASTIVFWFSRRREFRADIAGAQLAGTGAMISALARLKQESEVPDQMPDTLQAFGINRGARAGLAALFMTHPPLEDRIAALQNARV from the coding sequence ATGCGGATTTTGTTGTTTCTGGCCACCAACCTGGCGGTCATCCTGGTCGCAAGTTTTACCTTGCGCCTGCTGGGCGTTGACAGCTACCTGGCCCAACAGGGCATCAATTACGGTTCGCTCCTGGCGTTTGCGGCCGTATTCGGCTTTGCGGGTGCCATCATCTCGCTGCTGATTTCCAAACCCATGGCCAAGTGGAGCACCAAAGCCCGGGTTATCGACTCCCCCAGAACTCCGGCCGAACGCTGGCTGGTGGACACGGTGGCAGAGCTGTCAAAGAAAGCGGGCATCGGCATGCCTGAAGTCGCGATTTTCCCTGCCTCCCAGTCCAACGCTTTTGCCACCGGCTGGAACAAGAACGACTCACTGGTAGCCGTTAGCGAGGGGCTGCTGCACCGCTTCAACAAGGATGAGATCCGGGCCGTACTGGGCCATGAGATTGGCCATGTGGCCAACGGCGACATGGTCACACTGGCGCTGATCCAGGGTGTGGTGAACACCTTTGTGATTTTCGCCTCCCGGGTCATCGGCTCCTTCGTCGACCGGGTGGTGTTCAAGAACGAAAATGGCCATGGCATCGGCTTTTTTGTCGTCAGTATCGCGGCCGAGATTGTCCTGGGCATACTGGCTAGCACCATTGTGTTCTGGTTCTCCCGCCGCCGGGAGTTCCGGGCTGACATCGCTGGAGCTCAGCTTGCCGGTACCGGAGCGATGATCAGCGCGCTGGCTCGCCTGAAGCAGGAGAGTGAAGTGCCGGATCAAATGCCCGATACCCTCCAGGCCTTCGGCATTAATCGCGGCGCCCGGGCCGGCCTGGCAGCCTTGTTCATGACTCACCCACCACTGGAAGATCGCATCGCAGCTCTGCAGAACGCCAGGGTTTGA